A window of the Mucilaginibacter sp. cycad4 genome harbors these coding sequences:
- a CDS encoding HAMP domain-containing sensor histidine kinase, which yields MFIYKSFGQIWLSDKIRGCLFFACFLLITTSCRQHSKGFLSSSAYNKAVDTATIMYDNGHHKAAVSYLDSAFRHSNNLSFKQVYNYYYFIYNYASHIKNDRKMALLYADSMLNIFDTPEKKLKFTSEYGQAHLAKGDVLFDEHRYNEAYGYFYEGKVIANNNLDDCTMGDYSYRMGMILYKQEHYSRATAYFKKSFDETSSCEGNFNYFYRRQELLNNIGLSYSKMLMNDSAMYFYNQALDYINHNAVRFKDRPQMAEVSKGVVYGNMADISIRQKDYNKAKDLLRKSIAINLRKGNDNNDAQYSELKLASIYNRQNVNDSLLNLLNIIRLQFDSIKSPEAKQDWQLLMSNYFEKQNDHQQAMMHYKQYDELKDTITNENKKLKEADVAEQVKSLEKDNEFNNLKKNNELQHVYLRVTIVFALMLIIIISLVFLNWQKSKKNIKTLGSLNSQINHQNHHLENALRDLKLNNQEKDRILRTVAHDLRNPIGGIASLTSVMTEENYSDEQKELLNIIRETSFNSIELINEILEATESASAILHKEAVEVNSLLSNSVELMRFKAAEKQQIINIFLLNSSLEICISREKIWRVISNLISNAIKFSPEGSAILVMAIELENEIQVSVKDHGIGIPEKLKNQVFNMFTDAKRPGTAGEKSFGLGLSICKQIIEDHNGRIWFESDTENGTSFNFTLPKN from the coding sequence ATGTTTATATACAAAAGCTTTGGGCAAATATGGCTATCCGATAAAATACGCGGTTGTTTGTTTTTTGCTTGCTTTTTGCTGATAACCACTTCATGCCGGCAACATTCAAAGGGTTTTCTTTCATCTTCAGCCTATAATAAAGCTGTTGACACCGCAACCATAATGTATGATAACGGGCATCATAAAGCGGCAGTAAGTTACCTTGATTCAGCCTTCCGTCATTCAAACAACCTTAGCTTTAAACAGGTTTATAATTACTATTATTTTATCTATAACTATGCTTCGCATATAAAAAACGATCGTAAAATGGCTTTGCTTTATGCCGATAGTATGCTCAATATTTTCGACACACCTGAGAAAAAGCTAAAATTCACCAGTGAGTACGGACAGGCCCATCTTGCTAAAGGAGATGTGTTGTTTGATGAGCATCGTTACAACGAAGCCTACGGTTATTTTTATGAAGGGAAAGTAATTGCCAATAATAATCTTGACGATTGCACCATGGGTGATTATAGCTACCGCATGGGCATGATCCTGTACAAACAGGAACATTACAGCCGGGCCACAGCGTATTTTAAAAAAAGCTTTGATGAAACCAGCTCATGCGAAGGGAACTTCAATTATTTTTATCGCCGGCAGGAATTATTAAACAACATAGGCTTAAGCTACAGCAAAATGCTAATGAATGATAGTGCTATGTATTTTTACAACCAGGCTCTTGACTACATTAACCATAATGCCGTAAGGTTTAAAGACCGCCCCCAGATGGCCGAAGTATCTAAAGGCGTTGTATACGGCAATATGGCTGATATAAGTATCAGGCAAAAGGATTACAACAAGGCTAAAGACCTGCTTAGAAAAAGCATAGCTATCAATCTGCGTAAAGGAAACGATAATAACGACGCGCAATACTCCGAATTAAAACTTGCATCTATATATAACCGGCAAAACGTAAATGATTCGTTATTAAACCTCCTCAATATTATCAGGCTCCAGTTTGACAGTATTAAAAGCCCCGAAGCGAAGCAGGACTGGCAATTATTGATGTCAAATTATTTTGAGAAGCAAAATGATCATCAGCAGGCCATGATGCATTATAAGCAATATGATGAGCTTAAGGATACTATTACAAATGAAAACAAAAAACTGAAAGAGGCCGACGTTGCTGAACAGGTAAAAAGCCTTGAAAAAGATAATGAGTTTAACAACCTTAAGAAAAACAATGAATTACAGCACGTTTACCTGAGGGTTACCATTGTTTTTGCCCTGATGCTCATCATTATTATTTCCCTGGTATTTTTAAACTGGCAAAAATCAAAAAAGAACATTAAAACGCTTGGAAGCCTTAACAGCCAGATAAACCATCAAAACCACCATCTTGAAAACGCCCTCCGTGATTTAAAACTCAATAACCAGGAAAAAGACCGCATTTTACGCACTGTGGCACATGATCTGCGTAACCCGATAGGCGGAATAGCTTCGCTTACCAGCGTAATGACAGAGGAAAATTACAGCGACGAACAAAAAGAGCTGCTAAATATTATCCGGGAAACTTCATTTAACTCTATTGAACTGATCAATGAAATACTGGAAGCTACTGAATCTGCTTCGGCTATATTACACAAGGAAGCAGTTGAAGTTAATTCTTTATTGAGCAATAGTGTTGAACTGATGCGTTTTAAGGCCGCTGAAAAACAGCAAATTATCAATATCTTCCTGTTAAATTCATCGCTCGAAATTTGCATTAGCCGTGAAAAAATATGGCGGGTGATCAGCAATCTCATCAGTAATGCCATTAAATTCAGTCCGGAAGGATCGGCTATTTTAGTTATGGCCATTGAGCTGGAAAACGAAATCCAGGTTTCTGTAAAAGATCATGGCATCGGGATCCCCGAAAAGTTAAAAAACCAGGTATTTAACATGTTTACAGATGCCAAACGCCCCGGAACTGCTGGCGAAAAATCATTTGGTCTTGGCCTTTCTATCTGTAAGCAGATCATTGAAGATCATAACGGCAGGATCTGGTTTGAGAGCGATACTGAAAATGGCACGTCCTTTAATTTCACGCTGCCTAAAAACTAA
- a CDS encoding DinB family protein, producing MKTYFLKMFNYNLYANQQLVQAIETGGSPAMALKLMGHLLAAEQAWLERCKLIPSSMPNSWPDNVTIEQCKKQVLEHYQTWVTFLNGIDEKDLDKIIPYHSFTGDYFENQLGDIITQVLNHGTHTRAQIGQQLKFAGTKTLPVTDYSYYLRVLNS from the coding sequence ATGAAAACATACTTTTTGAAAATGTTTAATTATAACCTTTATGCCAATCAGCAGCTGGTTCAGGCTATAGAAACAGGCGGTTCGCCGGCAATGGCCCTCAAACTGATGGGCCACTTACTCGCTGCCGAACAGGCCTGGCTTGAAAGGTGTAAGCTGATCCCCTCTTCCATGCCAAACTCATGGCCCGACAATGTTACAATTGAGCAATGTAAAAAACAGGTACTTGAGCATTATCAAACATGGGTTACATTTTTAAACGGAATCGATGAGAAAGATCTGGATAAGATAATTCCTTATCATAGCTTTACCGGCGACTATTTTGAAAACCAACTTGGCGATATTATTACGCAGGTACTTAACCATGGTACACATACCAGGGCCCAAATTGGGCAGCAGCTAAAGTTTGCAGGTACAAAAACTTTACCTGTTACAGACTATAGTTATTACTTAAGAGTGTTAAACAGCTAA
- a CDS encoding GH1 family beta-glucosidase: MELTDREINLSKDLFGNDFEWGVSTAAFQVEGSHDADGKGLSVWDTFTTKKGKILNGDHAQTACDFYNLYEHDIDLIKELNIPNFRFSISWTRILPEGTGKINQAGIDYYNRVINYCIKQGIEPWLTVYHWDLPHVLEVKGGWTNREAINWFSEFITICAQSFGDRVKHWMVMNEPVVFTGAGYFFGIHAPGRSGMKNFVPAIHHVTMSIAEGGRILRKLLPSTAQIGTTFSCSQIEPYTDKPRDIAAAVRADALINRLYIEPLLGMGYPIKDLPALKDLKKYFYPGDEDKLSFDFDFIGIQNYTREIVKYSFFTPYINASMVKAENRGVDLTAMRWEVYPPSIYHMIKKYDAYPNVKKIIVTENGSAFPDELTDGEVNDPKRLKYLKDYIAQVLKAKNEGCKVKGYFVWTLTDNFEWAEGYHPRFGLIHVDHATQQRTVKASGRWYAEFLK; encoded by the coding sequence ATGGAACTTACTGACCGGGAAATAAATTTAAGCAAAGATCTTTTTGGTAACGACTTTGAATGGGGCGTTTCAACTGCTGCTTTTCAGGTAGAAGGATCTCATGATGCCGATGGAAAAGGACTATCTGTGTGGGACACTTTTACCACAAAAAAAGGAAAGATCCTGAATGGCGACCACGCACAAACCGCTTGCGATTTTTACAATTTATATGAGCACGATATCGACCTCATCAAAGAACTTAATATCCCCAATTTTCGTTTTTCTATATCCTGGACCCGTATCTTGCCCGAAGGCACCGGCAAAATTAACCAGGCCGGCATTGATTATTATAACCGGGTAATTAACTACTGTATTAAACAAGGCATTGAACCCTGGTTAACCGTTTATCACTGGGACCTTCCGCATGTGCTTGAAGTTAAAGGCGGCTGGACAAATCGCGAAGCAATAAACTGGTTTAGCGAGTTTATCACTATTTGTGCTCAAAGCTTTGGCGATAGGGTAAAGCATTGGATGGTGATGAATGAGCCCGTAGTTTTTACAGGCGCGGGTTATTTTTTTGGCATCCATGCGCCGGGCCGTAGTGGTATGAAAAACTTTGTACCCGCCATACATCACGTTACCATGAGTATTGCTGAAGGTGGCAGGATCCTGCGAAAATTACTGCCTTCAACGGCGCAAATTGGTACCACATTTTCGTGTTCGCAAATAGAGCCTTATACAGATAAGCCAAGGGATATAGCCGCCGCCGTTCGCGCCGATGCGCTGATCAATCGTTTATATATTGAACCTTTGCTGGGGATGGGTTACCCGATAAAAGATCTTCCCGCACTTAAAGACCTCAAAAAGTATTTTTACCCTGGCGATGAGGATAAGCTAAGTTTTGATTTTGATTTTATCGGCATACAGAATTACACCCGCGAAATTGTAAAATATTCATTTTTTACGCCCTATATCAATGCAAGTATGGTCAAAGCCGAAAACAGGGGCGTTGACCTTACAGCTATGCGCTGGGAGGTTTACCCGCCTTCTATTTATCATATGATCAAAAAATATGATGCCTATCCTAATGTTAAAAAGATCATCGTTACCGAAAATGGATCAGCTTTTCCTGACGAGCTTACCGATGGCGAAGTAAATGATCCTAAAAGGTTAAAATACTTAAAGGATTACATTGCACAGGTGTTAAAAGCAAAAAATGAAGGCTGTAAAGTTAAGGGCTATTTTGTATGGACACTTACCGATAATTTTGAATGGGCCGAAGGTTATCATCCGCGTTTTGGACTGATCCATGTTGATCATGCAACCCAGCAGCGCACGGTTAAAGCATCCGGCAGGTGGTATGCTGAATTTCTGAAATAA
- a CDS encoding HAMP domain-containing sensor histidine kinase has protein sequence MIFNSCTNNINDTGGYSGQFKTVFDTVNLYNGERSQPHKGIQYLDSAYRTIKNPFVSDRFRFYAFHFLYNLKGLHDAKKAILYADTMRVVATESVTPDQHIKLTAEADFATGDAYSALVRHDQAYRYFYKGYSIGKNAIDDAILAEYTYRMGMIMFKQGHFREAASYFKISHRQSYAYTDDFRAFYQRQELLDNIGESYKNSGDIDSSSFYLNKALVYINENSTRFAERANLLEVARGVVYGNQGDLALLTHNYNQAYELLKKSIAINLKQGYDNRDAELTEIKLARLYLITNKPNDLFKLLKSLRGQLDTIKNDDAETNWNDLMSVYYLQKKDYQNSLLYLKNYSALKDSATKRTSSLKRTDINQQQANFDKENQIEDLKGHNKLQLIYIYLAVLFSVMAVIIIFLVFRNLKRSKQDIISIKKLNDQIKLQKTELENTLDEVNRGSREKDRILRAVAHDLRNPLGGIASLSTAMADDARDEEQTDLINLIKETSYNSLELINEILEAANTANMTFNKEWVEINSLINKSVDLLRFKAAEKDQDIMLSLLDAPTEILINREKIWRVISNLISNAIKFSPKGAVIYVIVNQKHQGVEICVKDYGIGIPDKLQQQVFNMFTEAKRPGTDGEKSFGLGLSICRQIVEKHSGRIWLKSESNNGSSFYVYLPAQAS, from the coding sequence TTGATATTTAATTCCTGCACAAACAACATCAATGATACAGGTGGTTATTCCGGTCAATTTAAAACAGTATTTGATACGGTAAACCTTTATAATGGCGAACGGTCTCAACCGCACAAAGGAATTCAGTATCTTGATTCAGCTTACAGAACTATAAAAAATCCGTTTGTAAGCGACAGGTTCCGTTTTTATGCTTTCCATTTTCTCTACAATTTAAAAGGACTGCATGACGCTAAAAAAGCCATTTTGTATGCCGATACGATGCGGGTTGTGGCTACCGAAAGTGTTACTCCTGATCAGCACATTAAATTAACTGCCGAAGCCGATTTTGCTACCGGGGATGCTTATTCGGCCCTCGTACGGCACGATCAGGCTTACAGGTATTTTTACAAGGGCTACTCTATCGGCAAAAATGCCATTGACGATGCTATCCTGGCCGAATATACGTACCGGATGGGTATGATCATGTTTAAACAGGGGCATTTCAGGGAAGCCGCCAGTTATTTTAAGATCAGTCACAGGCAAAGCTATGCTTATACTGATGATTTTCGTGCTTTTTACCAGCGGCAGGAGCTTTTGGATAATATTGGCGAGAGCTATAAAAACAGTGGTGACATTGACAGCTCAAGCTTTTATTTAAATAAAGCGCTTGTTTATATCAATGAAAACAGTACAAGATTTGCCGAAAGGGCAAATCTGCTTGAAGTTGCAAGAGGCGTAGTATATGGTAACCAGGGCGATCTGGCTTTACTAACCCATAATTATAACCAGGCATACGAATTACTGAAAAAAAGTATCGCCATTAATTTAAAACAAGGTTATGACAACCGCGATGCAGAACTTACCGAAATAAAACTTGCCCGCTTATATTTGATTACCAATAAACCAAACGACCTTTTTAAACTACTGAAAAGCCTGCGCGGCCAGCTCGATACCATCAAAAATGATGATGCTGAAACCAACTGGAATGATTTAATGAGCGTTTATTATCTGCAAAAAAAAGATTACCAGAATAGCTTGTTGTATTTGAAAAACTATTCGGCATTAAAAGATTCGGCAACAAAAAGAACTTCATCGTTAAAACGGACGGATATTAATCAGCAACAGGCCAATTTTGATAAAGAGAATCAGATAGAAGATCTTAAAGGCCATAATAAGCTGCAATTGATATACATTTACCTTGCTGTGCTTTTTTCAGTGATGGCAGTCATTATTATCTTCCTTGTTTTTCGTAACCTTAAAAGGTCAAAACAAGACATCATATCAATAAAAAAGCTAAATGACCAAATTAAGCTGCAAAAAACCGAGTTAGAAAACACGCTTGACGAAGTAAACCGCGGGAGCCGGGAAAAGGACCGGATTTTGCGGGCTGTAGCCCATGACCTCCGCAACCCGCTCGGAGGAATAGCATCATTATCTACAGCAATGGCTGACGATGCACGCGATGAAGAACAAACAGACCTGATCAACCTTATTAAAGAAACTTCCTATAATTCCCTCGAACTTATCAATGAAATTTTAGAGGCGGCAAATACTGCCAACATGACTTTTAATAAAGAATGGGTTGAAATTAACAGCCTTATTAATAAAAGTGTTGACCTGCTGCGGTTTAAAGCAGCCGAAAAAGACCAGGATATCATGTTGAGCTTGTTGGATGCCCCTACTGAAATATTGATAAACAGGGAAAAAATATGGCGGGTTATCAGTAATCTTATCAGTAACGCCATAAAGTTTAGCCCCAAAGGCGCTGTTATTTATGTAATTGTAAACCAAAAACATCAAGGCGTTGAAATATGTGTTAAAGACTATGGCATAGGTATTCCTGATAAATTGCAGCAACAGGTGTTTAATATGTTCACCGAAGCTAAACGGCCCGGCACCGACGGCGAAAAATCATTTGGCCTCGGGCTTTCCATTTGCCGGCAAATAGTTGAAAAACATAGCGGCAGGATCTGGCTAAAAAGTGAATCAAACAATGGTTCAAGTTTTTACGTATATCTTCCGGCCCAGGCATCATAA
- a CDS encoding fructosamine kinase family protein, with amino-acid sequence MAVSAGVISDIECKLKAQIKNVNPVSGGDINQAYRLQTTLGNFFIKINSLHKFPGMFKSEESGLAAIRKTNTIAVPEVVLQSDTGDESYLILQWIEAGYGEVISSQKLGRQLALMHRNTAAQFGFEANNYMGSLLQSNKQHGSLAQFFIEERLQPMVKMAVDKRELTQTDIYRFDELYKKLPYLFTEEPPALLHGDLWGGNYLIDTDGKPYLIDPAVSYGNREFDIAMTTLFGGFDHAFYEAYNQEFPLLPGWQQRLKLWNLYPLLVHVNLFGSMYAKQVRENLSAFI; translated from the coding sequence ATGGCTGTATCGGCAGGTGTAATAAGTGATATTGAGTGTAAGCTAAAAGCTCAGATTAAGAATGTGAACCCGGTAAGCGGAGGTGATATTAATCAAGCCTACCGGTTACAAACCACGTTAGGTAATTTCTTTATTAAGATAAATAGCCTGCATAAATTTCCGGGCATGTTTAAAAGTGAGGAGAGCGGTTTAGCTGCTATCCGCAAAACAAATACAATAGCTGTACCTGAGGTTGTTTTACAGAGCGATACCGGTGACGAAAGCTATCTTATACTGCAATGGATTGAAGCAGGGTACGGTGAGGTTATATCGTCGCAAAAATTGGGCCGGCAACTTGCCCTCATGCATCGTAACACTGCTGCACAATTTGGGTTTGAGGCAAATAACTATATGGGTTCCCTCCTTCAAAGCAACAAGCAACACGGTAGCTTAGCCCAGTTTTTTATTGAAGAAAGATTGCAACCAATGGTTAAAATGGCTGTAGATAAAAGGGAGCTTACTCAAACCGACATATACCGGTTTGACGAACTTTATAAAAAACTCCCGTATCTGTTTACCGAGGAGCCGCCCGCATTGCTGCACGGCGACCTTTGGGGAGGCAATTATCTTATTGATACCGATGGCAAACCCTACCTGATCGATCCGGCGGTTAGTTATGGCAACCGCGAGTTTGATATTGCGATGACCACACTTTTCGGTGGTTTTGACCATGCTTTTTATGAAGCTTATAATCAGGAATTTCCGTTGTTGCCTGGTTGGCAACAACGGCTTAAACTTTGGAACCTTTATCCGTTGCTGGTTCACGTAAACCTGTTTGGTAGTATGTATGCCAAACAAGTGAGGGAGAATCTTTCGGCATTTATTTAG
- a CDS encoding cytochrome c, whose protein sequence is MKIRVIGALAILLIIIGASCQSDDQIEFKRYYSGGSLVYQQHCQNCHGDKGQGLSALIPPLTDSIYLKSNRRKLACFIKNGLKGKITVAGRTFDDEMQADDISPIEIAKVLTYVANSFGNKMGTVTLQEVQNDLKNCK, encoded by the coding sequence ATGAAGATAAGGGTAATAGGTGCTTTAGCTATTTTGTTGATTATAATTGGCGCATCATGCCAAAGCGATGATCAAATTGAGTTTAAGCGCTATTACTCGGGCGGGAGCCTTGTTTACCAGCAGCATTGTCAAAATTGCCATGGCGATAAAGGACAAGGTTTGTCGGCGCTTATTCCTCCATTAACAGATTCAATTTATTTGAAAAGTAATAGGAGAAAACTTGCCTGCTTTATCAAGAATGGCCTTAAAGGCAAAATTACAGTAGCAGGCCGCACTTTCGACGACGAAATGCAGGCTGATGATATCTCTCCTATAGAAATCGCCAAAGTGCTCACCTACGTTGCCAATTCCTTCGGTAATAAAATGGGAACTGTTACATTGCAAGAGGTTCAGAATGATTTGAAGAATTGTAAATAG
- a CDS encoding SCO family protein — MKNLWIGIIILTLFNACKSNTKTALPILGYKTPVTKTIDGKTIADTEYATIPPFKFVNQYADTITQKNLDGKIYVADFFFTTCPSICPVMHRNMLNVYKEFKADDNFRIISHTIDPKYDTVPVLKRYADKLGIAGNTWWLLHGEKGDTYKIAKSYLQSVSEKNPKGEYIHDGFFILIDKQKRIRGTYEGTDPAEVTKLIADIKTLKAEPDQIAAK; from the coding sequence ATGAAGAACCTGTGGATAGGCATTATCATATTAACGCTTTTTAATGCCTGCAAATCAAATACGAAGACTGCCTTGCCAATATTGGGATATAAAACACCGGTAACTAAAACGATTGATGGCAAAACTATAGCCGATACGGAATATGCAACCATTCCGCCTTTTAAGTTTGTAAACCAATACGCCGATACAATTACCCAGAAAAACCTGGATGGTAAAATTTACGTGGCCGACTTTTTTTTCACCACCTGCCCTTCCATTTGCCCGGTGATGCACCGAAATATGCTTAATGTATATAAAGAGTTTAAAGCTGATGATAACTTCAGGATCATTTCACACACCATCGATCCAAAATATGATACCGTACCTGTATTAAAACGTTACGCTGATAAATTGGGGATTGCAGGCAATACATGGTGGTTACTGCATGGTGAAAAAGGCGATACATATAAAATTGCCAAAAGCTATCTGCAAAGCGTATCCGAAAAAAATCCCAAGGGCGAATACATCCATGATGGCTTTTTTATTTTGATAGATAAGCAAAAACGTATTCGCGGTACTTATGAGGGCACAGACCCGGCAGAGGTAACTAAACTTATTGCCGATATCAAAACCCTGAAAGCCGAACCTGACCAAATTGCTGCTAAATGA
- a CDS encoding sigma-54 dependent transcriptional regulator yields the protein MAKILIIDDERSIRNTLREILEYEDYEVEDVDNGVDGLQLIEKKDYDLVLCDIKMNRMDGMEVLTEGLAIKPDLPFIMISGHGTVETAVEASKKGAFDFISKPPDLNRLLITVRNALDRGSLVVEAKVLKRKVSKVRSILGESQAILKIKETIDRVAPTDARVLVTGANGSGKELVARWLHEKSNRSAAPIIEVNCAAIPSELIESELFGHEKGSFTSAIKQRIGKFESANGGTLFLDEIGDMSQSAQAKVLRALQENKITRVGGEKEIDVDVRVVAATNKDLLKEIEAGNFRMDLYHRLSVILIHVPPLIERKDDIPLLTQSFLDEICNEYGMPVKKISDAALEALKALPWTGNIRELRNMVERLIILSDKVITDNDVRAFANPSAPAAITAGGAAPAPQTDFDQFNNFQEYKDFAEREYIKFKLEKNNWNVSKTADDIDIQRSHLYSKIEKFGLKRGE from the coding sequence ATGGCTAAAATTTTAATAATTGATGATGAACGGTCTATTCGTAATACGCTTCGCGAGATTTTAGAGTATGAAGATTACGAGGTTGAAGATGTAGATAACGGGGTTGACGGCCTTCAGTTAATTGAAAAAAAAGACTATGACCTGGTACTGTGCGACATTAAAATGAACCGCATGGACGGTATGGAGGTACTTACAGAAGGCCTCGCTATTAAACCTGATCTTCCGTTTATCATGATATCTGGCCACGGCACAGTTGAAACTGCTGTTGAGGCCAGCAAAAAAGGTGCGTTTGACTTTATTTCAAAACCACCTGACCTAAACCGCCTGCTCATTACCGTTCGTAATGCGCTTGACAGGGGAAGCCTTGTTGTTGAGGCAAAGGTACTTAAACGTAAAGTATCAAAAGTACGCTCCATTTTAGGCGAATCGCAGGCTATCCTCAAAATAAAAGAAACTATTGACCGGGTGGCCCCAACCGACGCCCGGGTGCTGGTTACAGGAGCTAATGGTAGCGGCAAGGAGTTGGTTGCACGCTGGCTGCACGAAAAATCAAACCGCTCGGCCGCGCCTATTATTGAGGTGAACTGCGCTGCTATTCCATCAGAATTAATTGAGAGCGAACTATTTGGCCACGAAAAAGGCTCATTTACATCGGCCATCAAACAACGTATTGGAAAGTTCGAATCAGCCAATGGAGGAACGCTGTTCCTGGATGAGATAGGTGACATGAGCCAATCGGCCCAGGCCAAGGTTTTGCGCGCTTTACAGGAAAATAAGATAACCCGCGTGGGCGGCGAAAAGGAAATTGATGTTGATGTACGTGTAGTAGCGGCAACCAACAAGGACCTGCTTAAAGAAATTGAAGCCGGTAATTTCCGTATGGACTTGTACCACCGCCTAAGCGTAATATTGATCCACGTACCACCGCTTATTGAGCGTAAAGACGATATCCCCTTGTTAACTCAAAGCTTTTTGGATGAAATCTGCAACGAATACGGCATGCCGGTTAAAAAGATTTCTGATGCCGCCCTTGAGGCGCTTAAAGCCCTGCCATGGACCGGTAACATCCGTGAGCTCCGCAACATGGTTGAGCGTCTGATCATCCTGAGCGATAAAGTTATTACTGATAACGATGTGAGGGCATTTGCAAATCCTTCGGCTCCGGCTGCCATTACTGCCGGTGGTGCTGCCCCCGCCCCTCAAACAGATTTTGATCAGTTCAATAACTTCCAGGAATATAAAGACTTTGCCGAACGGGAGTATATCAAATTTAAACTGGAGAAAAATAACTGGAACGTTTCAAAAACTGCAGATGATATCGACATTCAGCGGAGTCACCTATACAGTAAAATTGAAAAATTTGGCCTTAAACGCGGCGAATAA